In Denticeps clupeoides chromosome 1, fDenClu1.1, whole genome shotgun sequence, a single window of DNA contains:
- the selenop gene encoding selenoprotein Pa: MWKGLCLSLALCLLPFGGAESEGSEGSRCKPAPPWSIGGVEPMKQALGQVTVVALLQASULFCLVQASRLDALRLKLEKEGLKNVTYMVVNQKSEASQRLHDQLVKRLSENITLYAQDVESNDQDVWQTLAGDKDDFIIYDSCGRLTYHISLPYSILTSPYVEQAIRETYCKPVCGNCSLEIEATPTACLKTGAEQGERSAGEEDRLTPSEHGHGHTNNQGHVHVHGHAHGHSQGQGLGQRHDHAQGHIHRSHHNHHHDQLYPPVDHGQSQVVAGQMQGILLDLLSQIAQKDHEGKRP, from the exons ATGTGGAAGGGGCTGTGCCTCAGCCTAGCTCTCTGCCTCCTCCCATTTGGAGGGGCAGAGAGCGAGGGGTCTGAGGGCAGCCGCTGTAAACCAGCGCCACCGTGGAGCATTGGAGGGGTGGAACCCATGAAGCAAGCGCTGGGCCAAGTCACAGTAGTGGCTCTGCTGCAGGCTAGCTGATTGTTTTGTCTGGTGCAGGCATCTAG ACTAGATGCCTTGCGCCTGAAACTGGAGAAGGAAGGACTGAAGAATGTAACGTATATGGTGGTGAACCAGAAGTCAGAGGCTTCCCAGCGACTGCATGACCAGCTTGTCAAGAGACTGTCAGAAAACATCACCCTCTACGCTCAAGACGTAGAGTCTAATGACCAGGACGTCTGGCAGACACTTGCCGGGGACAAAGATGACTTCATCATCTATGACAG TTGTGGACGTCTTACGTACCACATATCCCTACCATACTCAATTCTGACTTCACCATATGTGGAACAGGCAATAAGAGAGACCTACTGTAAGCCTGTCTGTGGGAACTGTTCTTTAGAG ATTGAGGCGACACCAACAGCATGTCTCAAAACAGGAGCAGAGCAAGGGGAACGCTCAGCAGGAGAGGAAGACCGTTTGACACCTAGTGAACATGGTCATGGCCATACCAATAACCAGGGTCATGTCCATGTACATGGTCATGCCCACGGTCACAGCCAAGGTCAAGGCCTTGGTCAAAGACATGATCATGCTCAAGGGCATATCCACAGGTCACATCATAACCATCATCACGACCAACTGTACCCACCAGTTGACCATGGGCAAAGCCAGGTAGTTGCAGGCCAGATGCAGGGCATATTACTTGATCTGTTGTCCCAGATTGCGCAAAAAGATCATGAGGGCAAGCGACCCTGA